The genomic window TTCAGTTAGTTGTTTTTCCCGATCTCTATTCAGTAGGATTGTCTCTTCTGATTTCAGATCAGCCCACATGGTGCCGTTCATTAGAGTAATATTGTGTGTTGAATGAGGGTAAACTCTGTAATCCCAAATCGGAGAGTAAATTTCCACACGTGACTGATTTAAAAGCTCAACTTGATCAGGCCTTCAAAGTGGTGTCAACCCTGTTTCCAAAGCGACATGAATACGAGACACAATAATTATGTCCTATTGATTCCCTGCATTTCTCTTCAGCTCTATGCACCaatccttttcttctttcctctccccAGACCAAGCGATCCAGCTAGCTGCTCGCGTTTCCTGTAGCATTCCTGCGTGTTTTGGGTTATGAGCAGCACCAAGCTGCATCACTACAACAGATACCCCgacgaagcagcagcagccaccgcATCGCCCATCTCCAGTGGGCCCTGCACTCCCCCAGCTGACCCCAGCAGCGGGGTTAGAGACCCTAATGAGATCTGATACACAGAGATTCTAAAGCAATATCCACTTTATAGTTGTGAGAGTTTCTGATGGTCGCCCTGATTGTTACTCGAACCCTCCTCTCTTCTCAACAGAGCAAGATGGAGGCCTCATTTGGCCCTACCTTGGCACCCGGGGCTGCTGGAACTAAAGGTAACACCTTAATGACTTTCTTTGAGTCACTGTAGTCCTCCATTATCTGGATGTTATTGTTTTGTGAATTTACCTATATTTGCTGCCAGCAGAAGGGTCCACCACTCACAAGCAGCACAGAAgaaccccctcctcctccagcacgcTCACCTACTCTCCCCGAGACGACGAAGATGGGATGGTACGCTCATAAACAGGCCTTTTCTATACTATGAAACAGGAATGAATTCACGAGGCTCATACATTTGATGGGTTTTAATAGTGGAACCTTGGTAGTCGAAcaaaaaatggagtttaaaatgccccggaatgaatgaaattatgtttgagaaccgaggttccactctaCTCTTGACTGGAAGAAGTGACATTTTCTGGAGTATGACGTTTGATGAAGAAGCTTTGATTTGCTTTCTGTTCTTCCTCTCAGTCCAACATGTCTCTGCGCTCCACGTTCTCCTTgcacgaagaggaagaggacacgGTATGAGTTCCACATTTCATCATCATACCTTGACGTATACCCGTTTTAACATTAGAACAGAAACCACCACGAGTACTCAGACAGTGATCATGTaactttgtttgtgtgcaggagCCGCAGATTTTTGCTGAGCAGCCTTCAGTAAAGTTATGCTGCCAGTTGTGCCGTAATGTTTTCAAGGACCCTGTCATCACAACATGTGGGGTGAGTTCTCTGTCCAGCGGCTTCTTTCTGTCCGCTCTGCTCACTATCGCTTCTCTGCATGACTGTTACCCACGCGTAAGGCTGCGTTTGATAATGCTCTGATAAACGTTGCAACAAGTTTATCAAATCCTTTCCCAAAGCGACATTCTTCTAATTGTAGTTTAGCAACTGGAACTCGGCATGGTCAGCCCGTTCAGCTGTGTTGATGCGTGATTCTGATTTTACTTGTAATGATATTAAGTAATAATataacagctgacatttaagTGGCGATCCATCCCACCAAAAGCCTCTGAAGAATTTTAGGGTGTTGAATCAGCTGCTGTTCTCGCTGTAAACTGGAAAATcactgagagcgcagacctccaccaagcagctcattgacCTCATAATTAGGTTCACACCGTCCCCagggtgatctggatcattgcCAAAAGGTTCTATATTGGTCCTGAtgtttttatacaccaaccatgaaaagtaaaagtgaatcagagttgatttgtatttttaacagattgttTTATAATCTGTAAATCGGGtttacaatgttaaaatgtaatcattgttCCTAACTTCATTCTTGATTCGATCCAGATagaatttggtggtaagatagacgcccccaccctacatgactgtgtcaaattccgtaaatatcggtcaataattagctgagatattgaggaacatctgttcctggtagcattccaaacatttcctgaaaatgtcatcaagattcgtccagaacattttgctAACAGACGcctggacggacagacaaacaaacgccggcgattacataacctcgacGGAGGTAACTCGAGCTTGATTGGCATAGCAACAATATCCAAGGGCAGGGCTTAGTTTCTGCTCTGTTTCTTTTAAACTTGTAATGAGAAGAACATTGAACTCATAACGGTTTGCTATAAACGTTTGTGTTTCGTCCTCAGCACACCTTCTGTAGACGATGTGCCTTGACTTCAGGTGAGGATATTTGCTTGCGCCATTAGTCGCCTGCTTAGTTGTCAAACATGATCGTCATTAATGACGGCTATATTCTCTTTAGACGCTTGAGCTGCTCTTAAACATGTTGTCTGTTAGACCTTGTGATTCTGTGTCCTCTTCAGACAAATGCCCCGTGGACGTGGCTAAGCTAACGGTCGTAGTGAACAACATCGCGGTGGCTGAGCAAATCGGAGAGCTGTTCATTCACTGCAAATACGGCTGCAGGGCCATGGCCGGAGGCGCAGGCGCGGCTGCGGCTTCCGCTTCCACAGTGGCAGGGAAGCCCGGCGCGTATGAGGTGGATCCGCTGGGTTGTCCGTTCACCATCAAACTGTCTGCCCGCAAGTAAGCGTTCCAGAACGGGATGTGATGGGATGCTTTCGCTGCTCCCACATGAATGCTGCAACGCGCTGTCTCTGCAGAGAACATGAGGCCGGCTGTGACTATAGGCCAGTCCGTTGCCCAAACAACCCCTCCTGCCCCCCTCTGCTCACCATGAACCTGGAAGCACACCTCAAAGAATGTGAGCACATCAAATGTCCACACTCCAAATATGGGTGAGTCCTAAAGACATGCAGCGTAATCAGTTTAGCGTTTCAATTCAATGTTTTATCGTTCCTCCATTAAAAGCActtcatctcctctcttctccggCCTGACAGCTGCAGCTTCATCGGTAACCAGGACACGTATGAAACACACCTGGAGGTGTGTAAATTTGAGGGTTTGAAGGAGTTTCTCCAGCAGACTGATGACAGGTGAGCGCCTGCATTTTTAACGCTGGTTGGTGTCAGGTTAAGTGTTTAACAACTTTTGAACCTCAAAAATGTCTGAAAGACATCTGCATAAAATCCCTTTTGACCCTGTCCAGGTTCCATGAGATGCAGCTCACTCTGGCCCAGAAGGACCAAGACATTGCTTTCCTGCGCTCCATGCTAGGCAAACTGTCTGAGAAGTTGGATCAGCTCGAGAAGAACCTGGAGCTCAAATTTGGTAGAGAAAGAATTACAGCAAATGTTCCTGCTTGTTAGGCCGAATGAGACGTAGAAGCATGCAGTTAAGGCAAAGTGTCTACTGTGTTAATGTTTATGACAAGATTATCCTTTATGGAAGCAGTGCTCAGGATCTAAGGGCCTGAGATCTCATGCTTCCTGCTGGAgtgactgcattttttttttttaattctccatCACAACATCGAAACCGTGTGTCCTCCTCTTTTCCTCAaagttattgttgttattttcagATGTGTTGGATGAGAACCAGAGTAAACTGAGCGAAGACCTTATGGAGTTTCGTAGAGATGCCTCCATGCTGAATGTAAGCAGGAGGGCCTTAGAAATAAAGATGGAAGGATTGTAGAAGGTGTGCTTTACGTTAGTTGTTTCCTATCTCTGCAGGATGAGCTGTCCCACATCAATGCCAGACTCAACATGGGGATCCTGGGCTGTAAGTCTCGAACTTTCTGCTCTCCTTCAatgctttctttcttcattaTTCTTCACTTCAGCAGAGGCGTGCATGTCATGAAACTTGGCTGAGTTGTGCATTGTGTAATCAATAAAGTTCTGCAGATTTGAAATGTGACTGCATTCTTCGGCCATTATCTTCTCCGTCTGCCACATCGGACTCTTCCTTCCTTTCGTAATCAGCAGCTGTCTGCGTATCCTCCTGCTTccagctctgcttcctgtctcctctAGTTTAGTTTTACTGAATACACTGAAGCCCAGTATATGCAGAACAACACTAGTAGGATTATATGCGCGTCAAAACGGCTGAACCTGCGATATTCTGTTCCTGGCGTGTCAGATCAAGCTCCAAACACTTGACTTGTCATAACGTATCCAGTGAGTTCTTTATTAGGCCAGTAAATCATCAGCTAAAACTTGATGAATTAGGATTTATGAAATGAGGCACACATCCTGTCTTACTGTGATTGCTTCTGTTTGCAGCATATGACCCTCAGCAGATCTTCAAGTGTAAGGGGACGTTTGTTGGCCACCAGGGTCCAGTTTGGTGTCTCTGTGTCTACTCCACTGGGGACCTGCTCTTCTCTGGATCCTCGGATAAAACTATCAAGGTAACGGGACAAGCGAAAGGCGGCATTAGCACCGAGAACAAAAAATGGCTTCATTTTATAGTGGTGTCTCAGGTAGCTACACATTTCAGCTATTCATGACACAAACATGATGTTAATTCCTCCTACAATCCTATGTGTGAGAATCTAGAATCATAGATTTGTAAAGGACACTGCTTTATTGGCCATCTTTGTACCACCTCAAGAAGCATCCCAGCACAAATGCATTTGGTAACTTGTACAAATTGATGTAATAGTTCAGTCTTTGAGCAGCGAGTCATCCGTCTCCCATCTTCTGCTCAGGTATGGGACACCTGCACCACCTACAAGTGTCAGAAAACCCTCGATGGCCATGACGGCATCGTGCTGGCGCTGTGTATCCAGGGGTAACAAAATTAACACGTGCATTAAAAGCGAGTCTGGGAATGAGCAGCCGTCACCAGAACGCGATCTCTTCTTCCCCCCCCACAGAAACAGGCTGTACAGTGGCTCTGCAGACTGCACCATCATCGTGAGTAATGTTAACTTGCACAGTTGTAATTTTATGCATATTCTCAGTGGAAAAGATGAGTTCACGTCTTCCTGTTGTGCGTCTTGTGTAGGTGTGGGACATCCAGACCCTGCAGAAAGTCAATACGATCCGTGCCCATGACAACCCTGTGTGCACACTGGTCTCCTCCCACAACATGTTGTTCAGCGGTTCCCTGAAGGCTATCAAGGTACACAAATGTGCACGGTGCATCATCCGGCGTTTGCCGTGTCGTTAGCTTTAGCCTTCAGCCATCGATCACTAAGTAATGATTATTGTGTTTAGAATTCATCTGACACAACATCtgcctgcaaaaataaaaaatgaaacgcACACAGTCTTTGGTATGAGCTCATCCCAGTGGGAGGAGTCACACGACTGCAGTATTGTGGTGATCGTCATAGCCCGACTGAAACTCCCAACGTTCCCGGATTGAATGTGCTGAAGGCTGGAAAATCTGCCGTGTTTGGTGCTTGATTCGTTTAGACGTGCTTCAATGATTGTGGTCGTACAGCCCTCCGTTTGTGGGATGTGTAATGAAGAGGAGTATAAAGATGTGGctcagcagggagaggaggaggaagcacacagtgcagagtgatgtcTTTGGCCTTGTCTTTGTTACCATGGTTACAAGCTAGTGAGAGAAGGGAAGGGGGTGATTGTAGTGTTTCTCAGGGACTTGTCTCACCAACACCTCCCATTTCAGCTCGGTGACGTCGTGCACACTTTGACAcacagtgtccccccccccccccccccccccacagcccagCTTCATTCAGAGAGTTTTTGTGTTGCAGATACACACACGTTAGAGAAATGTGGTTTGTAAGACCACATGTTAACATCTTAGTTTTTCTTTCTATGGCTTTGGCTTCACTTTTTTCATCCTTTCTAaagctgtctttgtgtgttcaggtgtgggACATTGTGGGCAcggagctgaagctgaagaaggagcttACTGGCCTGAACCACTGGGTTAGAGCGCTGGTGGCCTCCCAGAACCACCTGTACAGTGGCTCTTATCAGACCATCAAGGTAGGCTGAGGACGGAGACTGCTGACCAagtaaaagagaagaaacaagagTTCAACTCTTAAAATGTCAGATATGTTTGAATGTTGTGGCAACAGCCTCGGTGTAAGTCCagggtcagtgaacgcatcacacGAGCAGGTAATCGGGGAGAACCTTCCGACTGCCTCGAGCACAGACCTGTCTCCTGTAGCATGGATTTGGCAAACACGTCGTTTAAATGAATGGGCTGTAATGAATATGTAGCTGTTGTGTTTTGATGTGTACTCTGATGCCGTTGATTGTTCATGAGGTGCAGCAGGATGAAGATTTGAACACATTGTTTGGCAGGAGCTACAGAGTTCTGTGCCGGTGACGGCTTTGAGTGGGATTCGCGTGGCTCCT from Brachionichthys hirsutus isolate HB-005 chromosome 16, CSIRO-AGI_Bhir_v1, whole genome shotgun sequence includes these protein-coding regions:
- the traf7 gene encoding E3 ubiquitin-protein ligase TRAF7; this encodes MSSTKLHHYNRYPDEAAAATASPISSGPCTPPADPSSGSKMEASFGPTLAPGAAGTKAEGSTTHKQHRRTPSSSSTLTYSPRDDEDGMSNMSLRSTFSLHEEEEDTEPQIFAEQPSVKLCCQLCRNVFKDPVITTCGHTFCRRCALTSDKCPVDVAKLTVVVNNIAVAEQIGELFIHCKYGCRAMAGGAGAAAASASTVAGKPGAYEVDPLGCPFTIKLSARKEHEAGCDYRPVRCPNNPSCPPLLTMNLEAHLKECEHIKCPHSKYGCSFIGNQDTYETHLEVCKFEGLKEFLQQTDDRFHEMQLTLAQKDQDIAFLRSMLGKLSEKLDQLEKNLELKFDVLDENQSKLSEDLMEFRRDASMLNDELSHINARLNMGILGSYDPQQIFKCKGTFVGHQGPVWCLCVYSTGDLLFSGSSDKTIKVWDTCTTYKCQKTLDGHDGIVLALCIQGNRLYSGSADCTIIVWDIQTLQKVNTIRAHDNPVCTLVSSHNMLFSGSLKAIKVWDIVGTELKLKKELTGLNHWVRALVASQNHLYSGSYQTIKIWDIRSLECVHVLQTSGGSVYSIAVTNHHIVCGTYENLIHVWDIESKEQVRTLTGHVGTVYALAVISTPDQTKVFSASYDRSLRVWSMDNMICTQTLLRHQGSVTALAVSRGRLFSGAVDSTVKVWTC